A single genomic interval of Zobellia nedashkovskayae harbors:
- a CDS encoding solute:sodium symporter family transporter produces MGIATFIGFTLLVAIIAYLSTRKTDETSSDGYFLGGRSLTGPVIAGSLLLTNLSTEQIVGMNGIAYSEGILIMAYEVLAAIAMVFTALVLLPRYLKGGIATIPQFLEKRYGKSTKTLVSLLFLGGYAISMLPTVLYSGALAINTMFDLPEAMGMGEESALWVTVWGIGVIGSIYAIFGGLKAVAVSDSINAVGLIIGGSLIPIFGLLYVGDGSLTAGMDVLTTNFPEKFDVLGGPDSSVPFWTLFTGMIIVNFYYWGTNQAIIQRALGAKNLREGQIGLSLAAFVKILGPFIVVLPGIIAYQIFNGELTNADQAYPMVVKKVLPTAFIGFFAAVLFGAILSSFNSALNSSVTLFGLDFYKEYINKEASEKQIVKAGKIFGIFLAIISMIIAPLLFGVEGGIFNYLQELNGSYSVPILAIILVGYLTKKVPGIAANIGIVFAVVTYLVTLYIVKPDISFLHVMGILFVLVVVLMFIIGKFWPRETEYVEVYTEQVDITPWKFAKPVGFVICSIVLGMYVYFS; encoded by the coding sequence CTTCGGACGGTTATTTTTTAGGTGGTCGTAGCCTTACCGGACCAGTAATAGCAGGATCGTTGCTTTTAACAAATCTGTCAACAGAGCAAATTGTAGGTATGAACGGTATTGCCTATAGCGAGGGTATTCTCATTATGGCTTACGAGGTATTGGCTGCTATAGCTATGGTCTTTACTGCATTGGTGTTATTACCTAGATATTTAAAAGGAGGTATTGCTACCATTCCTCAATTTTTGGAAAAACGATACGGAAAATCCACAAAAACCTTAGTGTCCCTTTTGTTCTTAGGAGGGTATGCCATTTCTATGTTGCCTACTGTGCTGTATTCTGGTGCTTTGGCAATAAATACCATGTTTGATTTACCCGAAGCAATGGGCATGGGCGAAGAAAGCGCTTTATGGGTTACTGTTTGGGGTATTGGTGTAATCGGAAGTATCTATGCTATTTTCGGTGGATTGAAGGCAGTTGCGGTATCGGATTCTATTAATGCTGTAGGTTTAATCATTGGTGGTTCGCTTATACCTATATTCGGGTTGCTATACGTGGGCGATGGAAGTCTTACTGCTGGTATGGATGTCCTGACAACCAATTTTCCTGAAAAGTTCGATGTTTTGGGTGGCCCTGATTCCTCAGTGCCTTTTTGGACACTTTTTACAGGTATGATTATTGTAAATTTCTATTATTGGGGAACGAACCAAGCTATCATTCAAAGGGCTCTTGGTGCCAAGAATTTACGTGAAGGTCAAATAGGGTTGAGCCTTGCCGCATTCGTGAAAATATTAGGACCATTTATTGTGGTATTACCAGGTATTATTGCCTATCAGATTTTTAATGGTGAATTGACCAATGCGGATCAAGCGTATCCTATGGTGGTGAAGAAGGTTTTGCCGACTGCCTTTATAGGATTTTTTGCGGCAGTCCTTTTTGGTGCTATTTTAAGTTCTTTCAATAGTGCACTTAACAGTTCCGTTACCCTTTTTGGACTCGACTTTTACAAAGAATACATTAATAAAGAAGCTTCTGAGAAACAAATCGTAAAGGCAGGTAAAATATTCGGTATTTTCCTTGCTATAATTTCTATGATTATAGCACCGCTATTATTCGGGGTGGAAGGTGGTATATTCAATTATCTACAAGAATTAAATGGGTCGTATAGTGTGCCTATTTTAGCTATAATCTTAGTAGGTTACTTAACTAAAAAAGTACCAGGTATAGCTGCCAACATTGGTATAGTCTTCGCAGTGGTTACCTATTTAGTAACTCTTTATATTGTTAAGCCAGACATCAGCTTTCTGCATGTTATGGGCATCTTGTTTGTTTTGGTGGTAGTACTAATGTTCATTATTGGGAAATTCTGGCCTAGAGAAACGGAATATGTTGAAGTATATACTGAACAAGTGGATATTACGCCATGGAAATTTGCCAAACCTGTTGGTTTTGTAATATGCTCCATTGTATTGGGTATGTACGTGTATTTTTCCTAA